From Penicillium psychrofluorescens genome assembly, chromosome: 1, one genomic window encodes:
- a CDS encoding uncharacterized protein (ID:PFLUO_001649-T1.cds;~source:funannotate), with the protein MDLPKVGDRIDSIDTPSMIADLDLVDANLKKLMGKLLPTGLNIRPHLKTTKSAILARKMNAAGAKGVCVAKVSEAEVIAATGFDDLLITCEIVGPAKVRRLVELFRKHRGIRTVVDSEVGASAINDALARAGIEEPISVLIDLDVGLHRTGVQPGEPAVALARHVSGLKHLRLIGVQGYEGHLQHLHDYEDRKAQCLASMKILTETAEALRKEGCDIQVVTTGGTGTAEFCATVPGVTELQPGSFIFMDTDYRNAVGTFYSNSLTILSTVISKQGPRCVTIDSGLKSLTTDSGLAECKDPRYEYGVLGDEHGSLSWAEGTPDLKVGDRVEMVPSHIDPTVNLHDFYYAYRGGVIKEIWPVDSRGKVQ; encoded by the coding sequence ATGGATCTCCCCAAAGTCGGCGACAGAATCGACTCGATCGACACGCCCTCAATGATCGCagacctcgacctcgtcgacgCAAATCTCAAAAAACTAATGGGCAAGCTCCTCCCAACGGGTCTGAACATCCGCCCGCACCTAAAGACGACCAAGAGCGCGATCCTCGCGCGGAAGATGAATGCCGCCGGCGCAAAGGGCGTCTGCGTTGCGAAAGTGAGCGAGGCGGAAGTCATTGCCGCGACGGGGTTTGACGACCTGCTAATTACGTGCGAGATCGTGGGTCCCGCGAAGGTGAGGCGGCTGGTGGAGCTGTTCCGCAAGCACCGCGGGATCAGGACGGTGGTTGATAGTGAGGTTGGGGCGAGCGCGATTAATGATGCGCTCGCGCGGGCGGGAATCGAGGAGCCGATTTCGGTGCTGATTGATCTGGATGTTGGGCTTCACCGCACGGGCGTTCAGCCTGGGGAGCCGGCGGTTGCACTGGCGAGACATGTGAGCGGGTTGAAGCACCTCCGGCTTATTGGGGTGCAAGGGTACGAGGGCCACCTGCAGCACCTGCATGACTACGAAGACCGCAAGGCGCAGTGTCTGGCGTCGATGAAAATCCTCACCGAGACGGCGGAGGCACTGCGGAAGGAAGGATGTGATATCCAGGTCGTGACGACGGGAGGGACGGGCACGGCCGAGTTCTGCGCCACCGTGCCCGGGGTGACGGAGCTACAGCCTGGATCGTTTATCTTCATGGACACGGACTACCGGAATGCCGTGGGCACGTTCTACTCGAACAGTCTGACCATCTTGTCGACCGTGATCAGCAAGCAGGGCCCGCGGTGCGTGACTATCGACAGCGGACTCAAGTCCTTGACGACTGATAGCGGGTTGGCGGAGTGCAAGGATCCCCGCTATGAGTATGGTGTCCTGGGGGATGAGCATGGTTCGCTGAGTTGGGCGGAGGGGACCCCGGATCTGAAGGTTGGGGATCGCGTTGAGATGGTTCCGAGCCATATTGATCCGACGGTCAATCTGCATGACTTCTATTATGCTTATCGTGGGGGTGTCATTAAGGAGATTTGGCCGGTTGATTCGAGGGGGAAAGTTCAATAG
- a CDS encoding uncharacterized protein (ID:PFLUO_001650-T1.cds;~source:funannotate), producing MVRHKKDNFARGGKKFSNPRPRVPRDGEQESSRPVYKAACWDMGHCDPKRCSGKKLMKLGLMRELHIGQRSPGVVVSPNAKRVISPADRETMEQHGAAVVECSWVRVKEVPWSRIGGKCERLLPYLIAANTVNYGKPWRLNCVEALAACFYICGHADWAKDVLKNFRYGEAFIDINSELLNLYAACETEEDVKRTEEEWLAKIEREYEDSRVEGADDMWTVGNTNRKPAEKDMDGEEDDSEDEGSDDNEDEDEHEDEDGADKDPFAISDDSEDEEQMAEIRRKILSSKAFQNPSQSDKQELEKIAPPEPLYVDSDAESGSAGSEDEAFDNIINATTVTDRTGIKAIQQRRGKETVSASFSRTEISAPKRW from the exons ATGGTCCGACACAAGAAAGACAACTTTGCGCGAGGAGGCAAGAAATTCTCCAACCCGCGTCCCAGAGTGCCCCGCGATGGCGAGCAGGAATCCTCGCGCCCAGTGTACAAAGCGGCCTGCTGGGATATGGGCCATTGCGACCCGAAGCGATGCTCTGGAAAGAAACTGATGAAGCTGGGTCTGATGCGGGAGCTTCATATTGGCCAACGGTCCCCTGGTGTGGTTGTCTC CCCGAATGCAAAACGAGTCATATCCCCCGCCGATCGCGAAACCATGGAACAGCATGGTGCAGCAGTGGTGGAATGCTCCTGGGTGCGAGTCAAGGAAGTGCCATGGTCGCGGATTGGTGGGAAATGTGAACGACTAT TGCCCTATCTGATCGCTGCTAATACGGTCAACTACGGAAAACCATGGCGACTGAACTGTGTTGAGGCGTTGGCCGCCTGTTTCTATATCTGTGGTCACGCAGACTGGGCCAAGGACGTCTTGAAGAACTTCCGGTATGGCGAGGCTTTTATCGACATCAATTCGGAACTCCTGAACCTCTACGCCGCTTGTGAAACAGAAGAGGACGTCAAGAGGACAGAGGAGGAATGGCTGGCCAAGATCGAACGGGAATACGAGGACAGTCGTGTAGAGGGGGCCGATGATATGTGGACTGTCGGGAATACCAATCGCAAACCAGCGGAGAAAGACATGGAcggggaagaggatgacAGCGAAGATGAAGGCAGTGACGATaatgaggatgaggacgagcacgaggacgaggatggtgccGACAAGGATCCGTTTGCGATTTCCGACGATTCTGAGGACGAAGAGCAGATGGCCGAGATTCGCCGCAAGATTCTCAGTTCCAAAGCATTCCAGAATCCGTCTCAGTCGGATAAACAAGAGCTGGAAAAGATTGCGCCACCTGAACCCTTGTACGTCGACTCAGATGCAGAATCCGGATCTGCGGGCAGTGAAGACGAGGCCTTTGATAACATCATCAACGCGACCACGGTCACCGACCGCACCGGTATCAAAGCAATCCAGCAACGGAGGGGCAAAGAAACTGTATCTGCTTCATTTTCGCGAACCGAGATCTCTGCGCCCAAGAGGTGGTGA
- a CDS encoding uncharacterized protein (ID:PFLUO_001651-T1.cds;~source:funannotate) — MAARDRFGPFAEPGLTPLQRAIRNACDPQNYEPNLALNLEVADLVNTKKGNAPRESAFDIVQLINSRNQNVALLALALLDICVKNCGYPFHLQIGTKEFLNELVRRFPERPPMRPSRVQHRILESIEEWRQTICQTSRYKEDLGFIRDMHRLLLYKGYAFPEVRREDAAVLNPSDNLRSAEEMEEEEREAQSAKLQELIRRGTPADLQEANRLMKVMAGFDNRHKTDYRAKAAEEVSKVQQKARILEEMLQSGEGMPEGDVFEELANALQSAHPKIQKMCEEESDDPEAVHKLLEINDSIHRTIERYKLVKTGDLDAASKIPKGTLGTTTGVSKNANNELSLIDFDPEPSSNSNAAEAAQGGSSLENDLLGLSMDDQVPAAGGGISLGPSMNFPSIPSSSATPPQQTPAAFKPNYDILAGMNSSSQSSTPPPRASPQPPSQPTPPPAADPFASLVSASPRPGASPFPAPAAAAPAASGSSALLDLVADQPPAKQPAAAAEDDEWNFASSLPPSSALPTSNKVQVLNSQLRVDFAVRRLPGEPRQIQIAAVFSNTTSQPISELHFQVAVEKLYTLQLRPQSGRDIAAMQQNGVQQGLLLDGIDAGKGNSVKLRFRVSYKVGATAHEEQGMVPSLGIS; from the exons ATGGCGGCAAGGGACCGCTTCGGTCCTTTCGCTGAGCCAGGACTGACCCCGCTGCAGCGCGCAATTC GTAATGCATGCGATCCACAGAACTACGAGCCTAACCTGGCCCTGAACCTCGAGGTCGCCGACTTGGTGAACACCAAGAAAGGCAACGC GCCCCGAGAATCGGCATTCGACATTGTCCAACTTATCAACTCCCGAAATCAAAACGTTGCATTGCTGGCGTTGGCG CTACTCGACATCTGCGTCAAGAACTGCGGATACCCGTTCCATCTCCAGATTGGCACAAAGGAGTTCCTAAATGAATTGGTCCGGAGGTTCCCCGAGCGGCCCCCCATGCGTCCCTCGAGGGTGCAACATCGCATCCTGGAGTCGATCGAGGAATGGCGGCAGACCATCTGTCAGACGTCGCGATACAAGGAGGACCTGGGCTTTATCAGGGATATGCACCGGCTTTTGCTGTACAAAGGCTACGCTTTCCCAGAAGTTCGCCGGGAGGATGCCGCCGTTCTGAACCCGAGCGAT AATCTACGAtcggccgaggagatggaggaagaagagcgggaAGCGCAGTCAGCCAAGCTCCAAGAGCTGATCCGGAGAGGCACTCCCGCCGACCTCCAGGAGGCAAACCGTCTGATGAAGGTCATGGCGGGCTTCGACAACCGGCACAAAACCGACTACCGAGCAAAGGCAGCGGAGGAGGTGTCCAAGGTGCAACAGAAGGCCAGGAttttggaggagatgctgcaGAGCGGAGAGGGAATGCCCGAGGGCGACGTCTTCGAG GAGCTGGCGAATGCCTTACAAAGTGCCCACCCCAAGATTCAGAAGATGTGCGAGGAAGAATCGGACGACCCGGAGGCCGTCCACAAGCTGCTTGAGATCAACGATAGCATACACCGGACTATCGAGCGGTATAAGCTGGTCAAGACGGGCGATTTGGATGCAGCATCCAAAATCCCCAAAGGTACACTGGGTACCACGACTGGGGTCTCGAAGAATGCGAACAATGAGCTCTCTCTGATCGATTTCGATCCCGAACCCAGCTCGAACAGCAATGCAGCGGAAGCAGCCCAGGGCGGTAGCTCGTTAGAAAacgacctcctcggcctttCGATGGACGATCAGGTTCCCGCGGCCGGTGGTGGAATCTCACTAGGACCATCTA TGAACTTCCCGTCGATCccatccagctcggcgactCCTCCCCAGCAGACTCCGGCGGCGTTCAAACCCAACTACGATATCCTTGCAGGCATGAATTCGTCCTCTCAATCGTccactcctcctccccgTGCATCTCCCCAACCTCCGTCCCAGCCCACTCCACCGCCTGCGGCAGATCCATTTGCATCGTTGGTCTCTGCCAGCCCACGGCCTGGAGCCAGCCCTTTCCCAGCGCCGGCCGCCGCGGCCCCCGCTGCTTCGGGCTCTTCCGCTCTGCTCGACCTGGTTGCGGACCAACCGCCTGCCAAACAGCCCGCGGCAGcggccgaagacgacgagtGGAACTTTGCATCCTCCTTGCCGCCGAGCAGTGCGCTGCCCACATCGAACAAGGTCCAGGTTCTCAACTCACAGCTCCGCGTCGATTTTGCAGTACGACGACTGCCTGGAGAGCCACGTCAGATTCAGATCGCTGCTGTCTTTTCCAACACGACGAGTCAACCGATTAGCGAGCTGCATTTCCAAGTTGCAGTGGAGAAA CTGTATACGCTACAGCTTCGGCCGCAGTCAGGCCGAGACATTGCGGCTATGCAGCAGAATGGTGTGCAGCAGGGTTTGCTCCTGGATGGTATCGATGCCGGGAAAGGAAACTCGGTGAAGCTTCGGTTCAGGGTGTCCTACAAGGTAGGAGCCACGGCtcatgaagaacaaggaatGGTGCCCTCGCTGGGTATTTCGTAG
- a CDS encoding uncharacterized protein (ID:PFLUO_001652-T1.cds;~source:funannotate), with translation MASRDLDQDIAPIPRSREENQERAFIAASRRKDRSLDARLESANRASMLHKKRTGKAFHITKEIVEKEAMYEEVDERYQEKRIRMLQAQNMQIEEQFHRHLLAAFAARANGSGSQTSSIASRRASLAPRASTDSGSRKLSLDLSNLPTAFPHGMDSGPFTTSDGYVLSPSASNFNPSPESSYMACSEASYPSMMPASSAAATPAYMGQQTPWSSQVPPSWPSMQQQQQQQQQHQIPTPGQTPTDNQAVQMWQQQMMQQAQMPADAAQAIQMRQFRDRLASAPELPMQQPQQQHLSAPPMVSSGSVSHGHSRGKSQPSNTFHNLHLLTQGTNIAAARSSANSPKVESLTAETKSTPDFCPTPNTPLSPTAVAAQEPAKQEDDGIMVSHEELDPDFNEFSQFALGLGNSSHPHLGEREPFGFDEFVTLDDFATVSC, from the exons ATGGCATCGCGGGATCTAGATCAGGATATCGCTCCCATCCCCCGCTCGCGGGAGGAGAACCAGGAGAG AGCCTTCATTGCTGCTTCGCGGCGAAAAGATCGCAGCCTGGATGCGCGGCTAGAGTCTGCTAACCGGGCCTCGATGCTGCACAAGAAGCGCACAGGCAAGGCCTTCCACATCACCAAGGAGATTGTGGAGAAAGAGGCCATGTACGAAGAAGTCGATGAGCGGTATCAAGAGAAGCGCATCCGCATGCTGCAAGCCCAAAATATGCAGATTGAAGAGCAATTCCACCGCCATTTGCTCGCTGCGTTCGCCGCTCGCGCTAATGGATCCGGGTCTCAGACCTCATCCATTGCCAGTCGGCGAGCCAGCTTGGCTCCGCGAGCGTCCACGGACAGTGGCTCCCGCAAGCTGAGCCTGGACCTGTCCAATCTGCCCACTGCATTCCCGCACGGCATGGACTCGGGTCCCTTCACGACAAGCGATGGCTACGTGCTGTCGCCCTCCGCAAGCAACTTCAACCCCAGCCCGGAGTCGTCTTACATGGCCTGCTCTGAGGCCTCATACCCCAGCATGATGCCGGCCAGCAGTGCTGCCGCAACTCCAGCATACATGGGCCAACAGACGCCGTGGAGCAGCCAAGTACCACCGTCGTGGCCGTcaatgcagcagcagcaacagcagcagcagcagcaccagatCCCCACTCCGGGACAGACCCCAACCGACAACCAAGCAGTGCAGAtgtggcagcagcagatgatgCAACAAGCCCAGATGCCCGCGGACGCGGCCCAGGCGATCCAGATGCGGCAATTCAGAGACCGACTGGCCTCTGCACCGGAACTGCCCATGCAGCAACCCCAACAGCAGCATCTGTCCGCCCCACCCATGGTCTCATCCGGATCGGTCTCTCACGGACATTCGCGTGGGAAGTCCCAGCCCAGCAACACCTTCCACAACCTTCACCTCCTGACCCAGGGCACAAAcattgctgctgctcgctcGAGTGCCAACTCGCCCAAGGTTGAGTCCCTCACGGCGGAGACCAAGTCCACACCGGATTTCTGTCCCACGCCCAACACGCCGCTGTCTCccacggcggtggcggcgcaGGAGCCTGCCAAGCaggaggacgatggcatcATGGTCTCGCACGAAGAGCTCGACCCAGACTTCAACGAGTTCAGCCAATttgccctgggcctgggcAATTCGTCCCACCCGCACCTGGGCGAGCGAGAGCCGTTTGGGTTTGATGAATTTGTCACCCTGGACGACTTTGCTACGGTGTCTTGTTGA